One Borreliella chilensis DNA window includes the following coding sequences:
- a CDS encoding primosomal protein N', protein MVENYHSTYYYEIAINIPLNKLFFYRFNLNLEIGIRVVVNFNGSNKIGIIVKKYFENEFKEKFEFKIKEIIKIIDKTKIITDHNINLAHWISKKTFSGFGETLFFGLPKSSKSKKSQSQTLPINEYSDHKKFIQLNTEQQNIYKEIIESTTTNVFYLFGIPGSGKTEIFIKLCEYYLKLEQQVLFLIPEISLGYQIIKRIKYAFTIHSKIHEYNSKVPDSNKNLIWNKVKNGESLVVIGIKSVLMLPFTKLKLIIMDEEHETTYKSENTPRFHSRHISFFLQKKFNAKFIMGSATPSLEAYHAMKHNQIKKIIMQNKFSQNKIEDIKIINMKKELSTISSELLYSIQKSLNEKRQSLIFINKRGYLKNLECNKCGHTICCPNCSFGLIYHKPENKLVCHYCSYKTKTSNHCLKCESKDIKYKTYGIQLVEKELKNFLPNAKIARIDSDITKIENIDSISKFENREIDILIGTQIIAKGFNFENIKTLGIINADIGIGLPDFRSSERIFTTLSQVIGRAARFKSDNTIIIQTKNPDYYAIKYAYMNQYEQFYEQELDIRKKLNYPPFNKIIRIIFRSKNEETAKKKCWEFFEKSKEFLQEGIEHLGPSEAIMKKISKNYRYNVIYLSKSYNLIERLVSKTREKVKTTNNVYIEIDYYPISLI, encoded by the coding sequence ATGGTTGAGAATTATCATTCTACTTATTACTATGAAATTGCAATAAATATTCCCTTAAATAAACTTTTTTTTTACAGGTTCAACTTGAATCTAGAAATTGGCATTAGAGTAGTGGTCAATTTCAACGGCTCTAATAAAATTGGAATAATTGTTAAAAAATATTTTGAAAATGAATTTAAAGAAAAATTTGAATTCAAAATAAAAGAAATTATTAAAATAATAGACAAAACTAAAATAATAACAGATCACAACATTAATTTAGCACATTGGATTAGTAAAAAAACATTTTCAGGATTTGGAGAAACTTTATTTTTTGGACTGCCTAAAAGCTCCAAATCTAAAAAAAGTCAAAGTCAAACATTGCCTATCAATGAGTATTCAGATCATAAAAAATTCATTCAACTAAATACCGAACAACAAAATATTTACAAAGAAATTATCGAGTCAACAACAACTAATGTTTTTTACCTTTTTGGAATACCTGGATCTGGAAAAACTGAAATATTCATTAAATTGTGTGAATACTACTTAAAACTAGAACAACAAGTGCTTTTTTTAATTCCTGAAATATCCTTAGGATATCAAATAATAAAAAGAATAAAATATGCATTTACTATACACAGTAAAATTCATGAATATAACTCTAAAGTTCCAGATTCCAATAAAAATTTAATATGGAATAAAGTTAAAAATGGAGAAAGCTTAGTTGTTATTGGCATTAAAAGCGTGCTAATGCTGCCTTTTACCAAATTAAAATTAATAATTATGGACGAAGAACACGAAACCACATACAAGTCCGAAAATACTCCAAGATTTCACTCAAGACATATATCATTTTTTTTGCAAAAAAAATTTAATGCTAAATTTATAATGGGAAGTGCAACACCTTCTCTTGAAGCATACCATGCAATGAAACATAATCAAATAAAAAAAATAATTATGCAAAACAAATTCTCTCAAAACAAAATAGAAGATATAAAAATAATAAATATGAAAAAAGAGCTTAGCACAATTTCTTCAGAACTATTATATAGCATACAAAAAAGTTTAAATGAAAAAAGACAATCTTTAATTTTCATAAATAAACGAGGGTATCTAAAAAATTTAGAATGCAACAAATGTGGGCATACAATTTGTTGCCCAAATTGCTCATTTGGTTTAATTTATCATAAACCAGAAAACAAACTTGTATGCCACTATTGTAGCTATAAAACAAAAACATCAAACCACTGTCTTAAATGCGAATCAAAAGACATTAAATATAAAACTTATGGAATTCAACTTGTTGAAAAAGAATTGAAAAATTTTTTACCAAATGCAAAAATTGCAAGAATAGATTCTGATATTACTAAAATAGAAAATATAGATTCAATAAGTAAGTTTGAAAACAGAGAAATAGACATACTTATTGGAACACAAATCATTGCAAAGGGATTTAATTTTGAAAATATAAAAACGCTAGGCATAATCAACGCAGACATTGGAATAGGGTTGCCCGATTTTAGAAGCAGTGAAAGAATTTTTACAACACTCTCACAAGTCATTGGAAGAGCTGCAAGATTTAAAAGCGACAACACAATTATTATACAAACAAAAAATCCCGACTATTATGCCATAAAATATGCCTATATGAACCAATATGAACAATTTTACGAACAAGAACTAGATATACGAAAAAAATTAAACTATCCTCCATTTAACAAAATTATTAGAATAATCTTTAGAAGTAAAAATGAAGAAACTGCTAAAAAAAAATGTTGGGAATTTTTTGAAAAATCTAAAGAATTTTTACAAGAAGGAATTGAACACTTGGGTCCATCAGAAGCTATTATGAAGAAAATATCTAAAAACTATAGATACAATGTAATATACTTATCAAAATCTTACAACTTAATTGAAAGACTAGTTAGCAAAACACGAGAAAAGGTAAAAACAACAAATAATGTCTATATTGAAATAGATTATTATCCAATATCATTAATTTAG
- a CDS encoding uridine kinase has translation MAKIIGISGGSGSGKTTVVNKISEFIPEFVLISQDNYYKSVGDYEYEFSKVNFDHPDAFDNNLFYEHLKNLKRNSPIDMPLYDFINHKRQLKTVLVVPTPVVIVEGIMIFVEERVRNLIDLKIYIDTPNDIRFIRRLKRDISKRGRTLESVIDQYMNTTRWGYYRFIEPTKEYADLIIPEGGHNDKALYVLSTFLKSLNKEDLDFI, from the coding sequence ATGGCTAAGATTATTGGGATATCTGGTGGTTCTGGAAGCGGAAAAACTACAGTTGTAAACAAGATTAGTGAGTTTATTCCAGAATTTGTCCTTATTTCTCAAGATAATTATTATAAGAGTGTGGGTGATTATGAATATGAGTTTTCTAAGGTAAATTTTGATCATCCAGATGCTTTTGATAATAATTTATTTTATGAACATTTGAAAAATTTAAAAAGAAATAGTCCAATAGATATGCCTCTTTACGACTTTATTAATCACAAAAGACAACTTAAAACAGTTTTAGTTGTACCAACTCCTGTTGTTATTGTTGAAGGTATTATGATTTTTGTTGAAGAGAGAGTAAGAAATTTAATAGATCTTAAAATATATATTGATACCCCAAATGATATTAGATTTATTAGGCGTTTAAAGAGAGATATCTCTAAAAGAGGGCGTACTTTAGAGTCAGTTATTGATCAGTACATGAACACTACTAGATGGGGTTATTATAGATTTATTGAGCCTACTAAGGAATATGCCGATCTTATTATTCCTGAGGGAGGTCACAATGATAAAGCTCTTTATGTGCTTTCAACGTTTCTTAAGTCTTTAAATAAAGAAGATCTGGATTTTATCTAA
- a CDS encoding GlpE protein, whose protein sequence is MTMNYAKFIGLIVLLFFYIWFFIILRMKRANLFLLEKIKNGAKILDIRSTKEYSKSHYLKSINIPFNNLFAKKDKLGDFESQIIVYGKSFSKSYEAKKVLKSMGFKNVFVAGTLKDMPQIKKKEVD, encoded by the coding sequence ATGACGATGAATTATGCAAAATTTATAGGATTAATAGTACTGCTTTTTTTTTATATTTGGTTTTTTATTATTCTTAGAATGAAAAGGGCCAATCTGTTTTTGTTAGAAAAAATCAAAAATGGAGCAAAAATTTTGGATATTCGATCTACCAAAGAATATAGTAAGTCTCATTATTTGAAATCAATTAACATTCCTTTTAACAATTTATTTGCCAAAAAGGATAAGTTAGGCGATTTTGAGTCCCAAATAATTGTTTATGGTAAAAGTTTTAGTAAGTCTTACGAGGCTAAGAAAGTTTTAAAAAGCATGGGATTTAAGAATGTGTTTGTGGCTGGTACTTTGAAAGATATGCCACAAATTAAAAAAAAAGAAGTTGATTGA
- a CDS encoding membrane protein, with protein sequence MKKKKKIRCRRIKKKLKLLLIILAKKLKTIAKNPKLILASTMQIILGSTLMAISTNVLYIPHGLLSGGIGGISLMLHYLLNFNLGWTIFALNIPLFIIGIRFLNITFIIQSWIAMGLYSIIINYSQFLQNKIYLNDMMLVSILAGLISGLGLGLVFKGKGSSGGSDIIAMIIKEKYSISIGTTNFIVNLAVLLLATFFFNIEIALYTLIASFVTSIMTDKTSTGFGNQKAILVISDKGKEIAYLLTNKLKLAATLIDGKGAWAGTEKTIVFIVVPIMRLSRIKYISQKVDPNCFITVINTNEITGGKKIADSISLK encoded by the coding sequence ATGAAAAAGAAAAAAAAGATACGTTGTCGTAGAATTAAAAAAAAACTCAAGCTCTTATTAATTATACTAGCAAAAAAATTAAAAACTATAGCTAAAAATCCCAAATTAATACTTGCCAGCACAATGCAAATAATTTTAGGCTCCACACTAATGGCAATCTCCACAAATGTTTTATATATTCCCCACGGACTTCTTAGTGGAGGGATTGGGGGCATCTCATTAATGCTACATTACCTATTAAACTTTAATTTAGGATGGACAATATTTGCATTAAACATCCCATTATTTATTATTGGAATAAGATTTTTAAATATAACATTTATAATTCAAAGTTGGATTGCAATGGGATTATATTCTATTATCATAAACTACTCTCAGTTTTTACAAAATAAAATATATCTTAACGATATGATGCTTGTGTCAATACTAGCCGGACTTATTTCTGGGCTTGGTCTTGGACTAGTATTTAAAGGCAAAGGATCCTCAGGGGGATCAGACATAATTGCAATGATTATTAAAGAAAAATATTCAATCAGCATTGGAACAACAAACTTCATAGTTAATCTGGCAGTACTATTACTTGCGACCTTTTTCTTTAATATTGAAATCGCGCTTTATACACTAATAGCATCATTTGTAACATCCATAATGACAGACAAAACAAGTACTGGATTTGGCAATCAAAAAGCTATACTGGTTATTTCAGACAAGGGAAAAGAAATTGCTTATCTTCTCACAAACAAGTTGAAATTGGCTGCCACATTGATAGACGGAAAAGGCGCTTGGGCAGGAACAGAAAAAACTATAGTATTTATAGTAGTTCCAATAATGCGCTTATCAAGAATTAAGTATATATCACAAAAAGTTGATCCAAATTGTTTTATTACCGTTATTAATACCAACGAAATTACTGGGGGTAAAAAAATAGCTGACTCAATCTCATTAAAATAA
- a CDS encoding pseudouridine synthase codes for MIRLKKEFIVKENALRLDFYLSHNLEVFTRSQIKRRNVEAFKKSNGKFFKIKLSKPVFKDDEILIEFDEENGQIDYLRPNDIPITVIYEDCNTIVLDKPQGILSHPGISHWNDTVVNFLLYHIKRLEINFNEEKIRPGIVHRLDKDTSGVLICAKNISTLGFLARQFKDKRVNKVYIAIVKGNFKSLFGSIESFIDRDKYNRKKFTVSKERGKKALTEYRLLLNFGEYSLLALRPKTGRTHQLRVHMKYLNFPILGDEIYSRVDGNFKKNTLMLHSYKLEIDIGKNSYKKFISEFPKRFVTFLSNFYEGDELNLIIDNLVLFLKDF; via the coding sequence ATGATCAGACTTAAAAAGGAATTTATTGTTAAAGAGAATGCTTTAAGATTGGATTTTTATTTGTCACACAATTTGGAAGTTTTTACTAGAAGTCAAATTAAAAGAAGAAATGTAGAAGCGTTTAAAAAGAGTAATGGAAAATTTTTTAAAATAAAATTGTCTAAACCTGTTTTTAAGGATGATGAAATACTGATTGAATTTGATGAAGAGAATGGACAGATTGACTATCTTAGACCCAACGATATTCCTATTACTGTAATTTATGAAGATTGTAATACCATTGTTTTGGACAAGCCACAAGGAATTTTAAGTCATCCTGGAATATCGCATTGGAATGATACTGTTGTTAATTTTCTTTTATATCATATAAAAAGATTGGAAATTAATTTTAATGAAGAAAAAATTAGGCCTGGAATTGTTCACAGATTGGATAAAGATACTTCTGGTGTGCTAATTTGTGCAAAAAATATCAGTACTTTAGGATTTTTAGCTCGGCAATTTAAAGATAAAAGGGTAAATAAAGTTTATATTGCAATTGTTAAGGGTAATTTTAAGAGTCTTTTTGGAAGTATTGAATCTTTTATAGATAGGGATAAATACAATAGAAAAAAATTTACTGTTTCTAAAGAGAGAGGTAAAAAAGCATTAACAGAATATCGATTGTTACTCAATTTTGGTGAATATTCTCTTTTGGCTTTAAGGCCTAAAACTGGTCGTACTCATCAATTGAGAGTTCATATGAAATATCTTAATTTTCCAATATTGGGAGATGAGATTTATAGCAGAGTAGATGGCAACTTTAAAAAAAACACTTTGATGCTTCACTCTTATAAGCTTGAAATTGATATTGGAAAAAATTCTTACAAAAAATTCATTTCTGAATTTCCAAAAAGATTTGTTACTTTTTTGTCAAATTTTTATGAGGGCGATGAATTGAATTTAATTATTGATAATTTGGTTTTATTCTTAAAGGATTTTTAA
- a CDS encoding diphosphate--fructose-6-phosphate 1-phosphotransferase (catalyzes the formation of fructose 1,6-bisphosphate from fructose 6-phosphate and diphosphate), with the protein MDTSLFQQERQKYVPKLPNILKKDFKNISLVNGDNTEAIQDRQALKEFFKNTYGLPIVSFTEGKSDLAFSKALNIGIILSGGPAPGGHNVISGVFDAMKKFNSNSKLFGFKGGPLGLLENNKIELTEDLVNSYRNTGGFDIVSSGRTKIETEEHYSKALLVAKENNLDAIIIIGGDDSNTNAAILAEYFKKKGENIKVIGVPKTIDADLKNDHIEISFGFDSATKIYSEMIGNLCRDAMSTRKYWHFVKLMGRSASHVALECALKTHPNICIVSEEVLAKKKTLSEIVDDMVSVVLKRSLNGDNFGIVIVPEGVIEFIPEVKSLMFELCNIFDKNESEFKGLNVEAMKGIFIAKLSDYMKGVYLSLPLFIQFELINSILERDPHGNFNVSRVPTEKLFIEMVQARLNDMKKSGEYKGNFIPVDHFFGYEGRSAFPSNFDSDYCYSLGYNSVALILNGLTGYMSCIKNLNLKSTDWIAGGVPITMLMNMEERYGMQKPVIKKALVDLEGRPFREFVKNRDNWALNNFYLYPGPVQYFGSSEIVDEITETLKLELLK; encoded by the coding sequence ATGGATACTTCTCTTTTTCAGCAAGAAAGGCAAAAGTATGTTCCCAAATTGCCAAATATTTTAAAAAAAGATTTTAAGAATATTAGTTTAGTTAATGGAGACAATACTGAAGCAATTCAAGACAGACAGGCTTTAAAGGAATTTTTTAAAAATACTTATGGATTGCCAATTGTAAGTTTTACCGAAGGCAAGTCCGATTTAGCTTTTTCAAAAGCTTTAAATATTGGAATTATTCTTTCTGGAGGACCTGCTCCTGGGGGACATAATGTTATATCTGGTGTTTTTGATGCAATGAAAAAATTTAATTCAAATTCAAAACTTTTTGGATTCAAAGGTGGTCCTTTAGGGCTGTTAGAAAACAATAAAATTGAACTTACTGAGGATTTAGTAAATTCTTATAGAAATACCGGAGGTTTTGATATTGTATCTTCTGGGAGAACAAAAATAGAGACAGAAGAACATTATAGTAAAGCCCTATTGGTTGCCAAAGAAAACAATCTTGATGCAATTATTATTATTGGTGGGGATGATTCAAATACTAACGCTGCTATTCTTGCAGAGTATTTTAAAAAGAAAGGGGAGAATATTAAGGTTATTGGAGTTCCAAAGACAATTGATGCTGATCTTAAAAATGATCATATTGAAATTTCATTTGGATTTGATTCTGCTACAAAAATTTATTCTGAGATGATAGGTAATTTATGTCGAGATGCTATGTCAACTAGAAAATATTGGCATTTTGTCAAACTTATGGGTAGAAGTGCATCTCATGTTGCTCTGGAATGCGCTTTAAAAACCCATCCAAATATTTGTATTGTGTCTGAAGAAGTTTTGGCTAAAAAGAAAACTTTATCTGAGATTGTTGATGATATGGTATCTGTTGTTTTAAAGAGATCTTTAAATGGTGATAATTTTGGAATAGTTATAGTTCCTGAAGGTGTGATTGAATTTATTCCTGAAGTCAAGTCTTTAATGTTTGAATTATGTAATATTTTTGATAAAAATGAGAGTGAGTTTAAAGGGCTTAATGTTGAGGCAATGAAAGGAATTTTCATTGCTAAGCTTAGTGATTATATGAAGGGAGTTTATTTATCTTTGCCTTTGTTTATTCAATTTGAGCTTATAAATTCAATTTTAGAAAGAGATCCCCATGGGAATTTTAATGTTTCAAGAGTTCCTACTGAAAAATTGTTTATTGAAATGGTTCAAGCAAGATTAAATGATATGAAAAAAAGTGGAGAATATAAGGGGAATTTTATTCCGGTTGATCATTTTTTTGGCTATGAAGGTAGAAGTGCTTTCCCTTCTAATTTTGATAGTGATTATTGCTATAGTTTGGGGTATAATTCGGTTGCGCTCATTTTAAATGGACTAACGGGTTATATGTCTTGCATAAAAAATTTAAATTTAAAATCAACGGATTGGATTGCAGGAGGAGTGCCTATAACAATGTTGATGAACATGGAAGAGAGATATGGAATGCAAAAGCCTGTTATAAAAAAAGCTCTGGTCGATTTAGAAGGAAGACCATTTAGAGAGTTTGTTAAAAATCGTGATAATTGGGCTTTGAATAATTTTTATTTATATCCAGGTCCTGTACAGTATTTTGGCTCTTCTGAGATTGTTGATGAAATAACTGAGACTTTAAAGTTAGAATTATTGAAGTAG
- a CDS encoding S-adenosylmethionine tRNA ribosyltransferase, translated as MKTKEFHFNLPYSLIAQYPSEKRGSSRLMVLDPKFQKIYHEDSVNNILKYVNSDTFIIFNNSKVRKSRIYAESEMGSNVEFLILDRIGTDLFTALISKSKKQIVGNVYKFPEGLIGKILSKNSNEIVLRFDDTIGEDYFERHGFVPIPPYIKRDYDKIDEDRYQTVYSKYVGSAASATAGLHFSKDLFSVFEENNIEYDFITLHVGLGTFLPVRSKKVEEHRMHFETFLIKDCVADRLENAKSLGKKILAIGTTTLRALESSYNNKLKKFKTGQQSTNLFIYPGKNYCFNFVDMLFTNFHTPQSTLLMLVSSFAGKDFVFNSYEEAIKRNYKFFSYGDAMLFLNHI; from the coding sequence GTGAAAACCAAAGAGTTTCATTTTAATTTGCCCTATTCTTTAATAGCGCAATATCCAAGTGAAAAAAGGGGATCTTCAAGGTTGATGGTGCTAGATCCTAAATTCCAAAAAATTTATCATGAGGATTCTGTAAACAATATTTTAAAATATGTAAATAGTGATACTTTTATTATTTTTAATAATTCAAAAGTTAGAAAGTCAAGAATATATGCAGAATCAGAGATGGGTAGTAATGTTGAATTTTTAATTTTAGATAGAATTGGTACGGATTTGTTTACTGCTTTGATTTCTAAGTCTAAAAAGCAAATTGTTGGCAATGTTTACAAATTTCCTGAAGGATTAATAGGCAAAATTTTATCAAAAAATAGTAATGAGATTGTTTTAAGGTTTGATGATACTATAGGAGAAGATTATTTTGAAAGACATGGATTTGTTCCTATACCTCCTTACATTAAAAGAGATTATGATAAAATAGATGAAGATCGATATCAGACTGTTTATTCTAAGTATGTTGGATCTGCAGCTTCTGCAACCGCAGGTTTACATTTTAGCAAAGATTTGTTTTCTGTTTTTGAAGAAAATAATATTGAATATGATTTCATTACTCTTCATGTAGGACTTGGAACTTTTCTTCCTGTAAGATCCAAAAAAGTTGAAGAACATAGAATGCATTTTGAAACTTTTTTAATAAAAGATTGTGTAGCTGATAGATTGGAGAATGCAAAATCTCTTGGTAAAAAAATTTTAGCAATTGGTACTACAACGCTTAGAGCTTTAGAGTCATCTTATAATAACAAGCTTAAAAAGTTTAAAACAGGGCAGCAAAGTACAAATCTTTTTATTTATCCTGGTAAAAACTATTGTTTTAACTTTGTAGACATGCTTTTTACAAATTTTCACACCCCACAATCTACCCTTTTAATGTTGGTCTCTTCATTTGCAGGTAAGGACTTTGTGTTTAATTCTTATGAAGAAGCTATAAAGAGAAATTATAAATTTTTTTCTTATGGTGATGCTATGTTATTTTTAAATCATATATAG
- a CDS encoding ATP-dependent DNA helicase RuvB, giving the protein MREKNSVNFLSSNENYLYDKSENELRPKVFEDFKGQINVKETLSIFIRASKERNEALDHVFLSGPPGLGKTTLASIIAFEMNASIKITSAPAFDKPKDIIGILTGLDEKSVLFIDEIHRLRPIIEEMLCIAMEDYELDWVIGQGANARTVRMPLPKFTLIGATTKPGKVTSPLYARFGITARFELYSEIELVEIIKRNSIILNIEIEDDAAFLLARSSRGTPRIANRLLRRIRDIAQVTGSLIVTSDIVSIGLEMLRIDGEGLDEQDRNILRSLILKFNGGPVGVDTLAISVGETADSLEDFYEPYLIMKGFINRTHRGRKATEFAYLHLNLEMKEDDLSENQRVSF; this is encoded by the coding sequence ATGAGAGAAAAGAATAGTGTAAATTTCTTAAGTTCTAATGAAAATTATTTGTATGATAAGAGTGAAAATGAGCTTAGGCCTAAAGTTTTTGAAGATTTTAAAGGTCAGATTAATGTTAAAGAAACCCTTAGTATTTTTATAAGAGCTTCTAAAGAAAGAAATGAAGCTTTAGATCATGTTTTTTTAAGTGGTCCGCCAGGTCTTGGAAAAACTACTCTAGCAAGTATTATTGCTTTCGAGATGAATGCTTCTATTAAGATTACGTCAGCACCGGCTTTTGACAAACCTAAAGATATTATTGGGATTTTAACAGGTCTTGATGAGAAGAGTGTTTTATTTATTGATGAGATACATAGGTTAAGACCAATAATAGAAGAAATGCTTTGTATTGCCATGGAAGATTATGAGTTGGATTGGGTAATCGGGCAAGGAGCTAATGCTAGAACTGTAAGAATGCCACTTCCAAAATTCACATTGATTGGAGCTACTACTAAACCGGGAAAAGTAACATCTCCACTTTATGCGAGATTTGGAATTACTGCTAGATTTGAACTTTACAGTGAAATAGAGCTTGTTGAGATAATAAAGAGAAATTCTATTATTTTAAATATTGAAATAGAAGATGATGCTGCTTTTCTTCTTGCAAGAAGTTCAAGAGGAACTCCTCGTATAGCAAATAGATTGCTTAGACGAATAAGAGATATTGCCCAGGTAACTGGAAGTTTGATTGTTACAAGCGACATTGTTTCTATTGGACTTGAAATGCTTAGAATTGATGGAGAAGGTCTTGATGAACAAGATAGAAATATTTTAAGAAGTTTAATATTGAAATTTAATGGGGGACCTGTGGGTGTTGATACTTTAGCTATTTCTGTAGGAGAAACGGCGGATTCCCTTGAGGACTTTTATGAACCTTATTTGATTATGAAGGGATTCATTAACAGGACTCATAGAGGTCGTAAAGCTACTGAGTTTGCATATCTTCACTTAAACTTAGAAATGAAAGAGGATGATCTTAGTGAAAACCAAAGAGTTTCATTTTAA
- the ruvA gene encoding ATP-dependent DNA helicase RuvA (plays an essential role in ATP-dependent branch migration of the Holliday junction) codes for MINKIHGKVIDKKESSLILMTTVFEFEILVSSFCLANFKLSDKVELFTYLYTRENELKLFGFLNSDEREAFKGLIGVSGIGPRAALRVLSNIKYNEFKDAIDREDVELVAKIKGIGKKMAGKMFLHLKGKLLVNNELESSLFRFKELEESIVSMGFERRIVTSKLKEASNLVEFSNLKDSEKEQFLFKEILKRMSD; via the coding sequence ATGATAAATAAGATCCATGGTAAAGTTATAGATAAAAAAGAATCTAGTTTGATCTTAATGACTACTGTTTTTGAATTTGAGATTTTAGTTAGTTCATTTTGCCTTGCTAATTTTAAGTTGTCAGATAAAGTTGAACTGTTTACTTATCTTTATACGAGAGAAAATGAATTAAAACTTTTTGGATTTTTAAATTCAGATGAAAGAGAAGCTTTTAAAGGTCTTATTGGAGTAAGTGGTATAGGGCCAAGGGCTGCTTTAAGAGTGCTATCTAATATAAAGTATAATGAGTTTAAGGACGCTATTGATAGAGAGGATGTTGAGCTTGTTGCCAAAATCAAAGGTATTGGGAAAAAAATGGCTGGTAAAATGTTTTTGCATCTTAAGGGCAAGCTTTTGGTTAATAATGAGCTTGAATCTAGTCTTTTTCGATTTAAAGAATTGGAAGAATCAATTGTTAGCATGGGATTTGAGAGAAGAATTGTTACTAGTAAGCTTAAGGAGGCTTCAAATCTAGTTGAATTTTCAAATTTAAAAGACTCCGAAAAGGAACAGTTTTTATTTAAGGAGATTTTAAAAAGAATGTCAGATTAA
- a CDS encoding transcriptional regulator: MSGHSKWSTIKRKKGALDARRNKIFTKLIREITIAAKIGGGDIESNPRLRVAVNKAKVANMPKDNIEKAIKKGIGGNEGVEYFEITYEAYAPYGVALMIRCLTDNKNRTSSDVKSVLTKGGGSLGTPGSVSYMFYRKGLVVYNLEKYLEDEIMELALEVGAEDILVENNEAEVITSPENFDKVLSFLKTKFKEEMAEIALIPESKISLNKEQAEKILLLVEKLEDFDDVQEVIHNLEIPEELS; encoded by the coding sequence ATGTCTGGTCACAGCAAATGGTCAACAATAAAAAGAAAAAAAGGCGCTCTTGATGCAAGGCGTAATAAAATTTTCACAAAGCTAATAAGAGAAATAACTATTGCAGCTAAAATAGGGGGGGGGGATATTGAGTCTAATCCTAGGCTAAGAGTTGCTGTTAATAAGGCTAAGGTTGCTAATATGCCAAAAGATAATATTGAGAAAGCAATAAAAAAGGGTATTGGCGGCAATGAAGGTGTTGAATATTTTGAAATTACTTATGAGGCTTATGCTCCTTATGGAGTTGCTCTAATGATCAGGTGCTTGACAGATAATAAAAACAGAACTTCTAGCGATGTAAAAAGCGTGCTTACAAAAGGTGGGGGGTCTCTTGGCACTCCAGGTTCAGTATCATATATGTTTTATAGAAAGGGTCTTGTTGTTTACAATTTAGAAAAATATCTTGAGGATGAAATAATGGAATTAGCATTAGAAGTTGGTGCTGAAGATATTTTGGTTGAAAATAATGAAGCAGAAGTAATAACAAGTCCTGAGAATTTTGATAAAGTTTTATCTTTTTTAAAAACTAAATTTAAAGAAGAGATGGCAGAGATAGCTTTGATTCCTGAAAGTAAAATTTCTTTAAACAAAGAGCAAGCAGAAAAAATACTTCTTCTTGTCGAAAAACTTGAAGACTTTGATGATGTTCAAGAAGTAATTCATAATTTAGAGATTCCAGAAGAATTAAGTTAG